The proteins below come from a single Stigmatopora argus isolate UIUO_Sarg chromosome 11, RoL_Sarg_1.0, whole genome shotgun sequence genomic window:
- the LOC144084645 gene encoding dickkopf-related protein 1-like, giving the protein MLTRRFLPVMLSLLGYVHAGPVLLTSNSIKNFEPVSPSPHTPQAGGAGHRASVQDTLQMNVCADDDECGGEEFCNDVRGVCQACRKNRKRCGRDAMCCAGSRCSNGVCQTNEVDTLDVKAWHLHKNNTMELKRTVTSLQAHTVKGQEGDTCLRSSDCREGLCCARHFWSRICKPVLSEGQVCTRHRRKGTHGLELFQRCDCGDGLACRPERGQRKRRAAAKASARNLHTCQRR; this is encoded by the exons ATGTTAACGCGCCGCTTCCTCCCGGTAATGCTGTCCTTGCTCGGATACGTTCACGCCGGTCCGGTTCTACTTACCTCCAACTCCATCAAAAACTTCGAACCGGTCAGCCCGAGTCCGCACACCCCACAAGCGGGCGGTGCGGGACACCGAGCGTCGGTGCAAGACACCTTGCAG ATGAACGTCTGCGCTGACGATGATGAATGTGGCGGGGAGGAATTCTGCAACGACGTCCGAGGTGTTTGCCAGGCGTGCCGCAAAAACCGTAAACGATGCGGGAGGGACGCCATGTGTTGCGCCGGAAGTCGCTGCAGCAACG GTGTATGTCAGACTAATGAGGTAGATACTCTGGATGTTAAGGCTTGGCACTTGCACAAGAACAACACGATGGAGCTTAAGAGGACAGTCACTTCACTCCAAGCACACACTGTAAAAG GTCAAGAAGGCGACACGTGCCTGCGATCGTCGGACTGTCGGGAGGGTCTTTGCTGCGCCCGCCACTTCTGGTCGCGCATCTGCAAGCCAGTGCTGAGTGAGGGCCAGGTGTGCACGCGCCACCGCCGCAAGGGCACTCACGGCCTGGAGCTCTTCCAGCGCTGCGACTGTGGCGACGGCCTGGCGTGCCGGCCCGAGCGGGGCCAGCGGAAGCGCCGCGCCGCCGCCAAGGCGTCCGCCCGCAACCTGCACACCTGTCAGAGACGCTGA